A stretch of Saccharothrix texasensis DNA encodes these proteins:
- a CDS encoding PrgI family protein, producing the protein MHDRVLGPLTARQLAILAAAGAVLYLIWAATRTLVSMPVFAVFAVPVGAACVMLALGKRDGVPLDTLLLFALRQRLAPRHRVTAPEGVRPAPDWLTAAADGPVDRKHGGRRAPQPEQVSPSALRLPAEAVTDTGVVDLGGDGLAVVAVASTVNFALRTPNEQESLVAGFGRYLHSLTAPVQVLVRTERLDLSGQVAELRECAGGLPHPALEAAALEHAEYLVQLGEQSQLLRRQVLLVLREPYGVAAPTDGLGGPGPLAMLGSMAGQRRSKRARQVNGGARWAAESRLVRRLGEAIDLLAPAGIVVTPLDAGQATAVLASACNPDSLLPTTAHLAGADEVITTSHPELPEDDVDNSAFSRPTGHAPGQDEDYDWDFQDADDEDGRRRS; encoded by the coding sequence ATGCACGACCGTGTTCTGGGCCCGCTGACCGCGAGACAGTTGGCGATCCTCGCCGCTGCGGGGGCGGTGCTCTATCTGATCTGGGCGGCCACTCGCACGCTGGTGTCGATGCCGGTGTTCGCTGTGTTCGCCGTCCCGGTCGGCGCGGCCTGCGTGATGCTCGCCCTCGGCAAACGTGACGGTGTCCCGTTGGACACGCTGCTGCTCTTCGCGCTCCGCCAGCGCCTGGCTCCGCGTCACCGTGTCACCGCTCCAGAGGGTGTGCGTCCGGCCCCCGACTGGCTCACCGCCGCCGCAGATGGGCCGGTCGACCGCAAGCATGGCGGTCGTCGGGCACCGCAGCCCGAGCAGGTGTCGCCGTCGGCGTTGAGGCTGCCCGCCGAGGCGGTCACCGACACCGGCGTGGTCGACCTGGGAGGCGACGGCTTGGCGGTCGTCGCGGTCGCGAGCACGGTGAACTTCGCCCTGCGCACGCCGAACGAGCAGGAATCGCTCGTCGCCGGGTTCGGCCGCTACCTGCACTCCCTGACCGCCCCGGTGCAGGTGCTCGTGCGCACCGAACGCCTGGACCTGTCCGGGCAAGTGGCGGAGCTGCGCGAGTGCGCGGGCGGGCTGCCGCACCCGGCGCTGGAGGCCGCCGCGCTGGAGCACGCCGAGTACCTCGTCCAACTCGGCGAACAGTCGCAGCTGCTGCGACGCCAGGTGCTGCTCGTGCTGCGGGAGCCCTACGGTGTCGCCGCCCCGACCGACGGCCTCGGCGGACCTGGCCCGCTCGCGATGCTCGGCTCGATGGCCGGCCAACGCCGGAGCAAGCGCGCGAGGCAGGTCAACGGTGGTGCCCGGTGGGCGGCGGAGTCCAGGTTGGTGCGCCGCCTGGGCGAGGCGATCGACCTGCTCGCCCCGGCCGGGATCGTGGTCACCCCGCTGGACGCCGGTCAGGCCACGGCGGTGCTGGCCTCGGCGTGCAACCCCGACAGCCTGCTGCCCACGACAGCCCACCTGGCCGGCGCGGACGAAGTCATCACCACGTCCCATCCCGAGCTGCCCGAGGACGACGTCGACAACAGCGCCTTCTCCCGGCCCACCGGCCACGCGCCCGGCCAGGACGAGGACTACGACTGGGACTTCCAGGACGCCGACGACGAGGACGGAAGGAGGCGGTCCTGA